Sequence from the Gadus chalcogrammus isolate NIFS_2021 chromosome 21, NIFS_Gcha_1.0, whole genome shotgun sequence genome:
TTGTATTTATGCACAggcttttataaaaaaaaaataataataatgataaggaTAATAATAgtagtgataataataatgatattagtTCTAATGATAATTTTATCCCATTTCTTTGTTACAGGAAATTTATGAATAATTTGGACTCGTACCTTACTAAGATGAATGAGTCTTCGGCTCTCGTGACCATTGGTGCCACCAAGGGCGTCATGGTGAAACAAGATGAGCTTGAAATCGACGAGATCGGTGGGGTCTCTGTTGGCTATGGCTGTGGGGAAAATAACGATATGCTAGTGAGTGTGCCTATTAAGATTCGTCCTTTCGCATTGATGTAACTGTAAAGGTTATTTGTCTATTAGGTTCCTATAATGTTAATTTTTTGTTATTAGAAAATCATatgaaataaaaatgtcagTGGTGAAAACATAGTTCTAAACTTCTAGATTGGAAGTTACATTTCTTACAGTATTTCACATTCACAATCTGTCATGCAAAATTTACATCAATGTAATCCTCATCCATACACATTAAAGTTATTTTTATTGCCCTGTGCTTTGCCCCACAAAACCCTATCCCATTGACAATTTACCTGTGACATTTCATCAGATTGCTGATGATGAAAAAGATCTATCTACCTGTGCAGGATCTGTTTTGATCTCAAAAGAAGCATTTCAAGATGCATACATACGGAACGCCACTGTTCCGTTTGCAGGTATTTTCAGATTCAACAATATGGATaaggtaaaaagaaaaacaaatacaataaaccGACGAGATGcaaaatgtatataatgtgttatttttctattcatgtttttttttccgttCACAGGATGAGTTGAACAGCGGTGTCTTGCTCAACCAGGTCATAGCAATTGACATGGGGACTGCCATAACCAATCTCAGCGacagaattaaattaaatttcaGGAGTGGGACAGAGGTAGGCCATGAAGGGtgcttaaaaaaataagaaaagatcttgaatttattcattttaaatgttttatttctaGGAAGGGATACCATCTTGTCGTTCGTGGAATGGTGaaggtattttattttgttctccACTCTACTTTCATTGAGATATTCCCGCATAATTTTTTTCCGAAAGCTTTAAAATACATTCTGGCAGAAGCATCTGGCACTTGTTATTTAGTGAGATGAAAACATTTTTACTCTACGTCCGTGCAGGTAGTCTGCCAAACTGGACAGAGAATGGATGTGACACAATAGTGTCTGGAGACAATGTTTCATGCCAGTGCTCCCACCTGACATTCTTTGCTGTGATCATGGTGGGTTGTTGAGTCTACAAATCAATATAATTTCTTGGATTGAAAAATTACAAGCACAACAAATTTACCATTTTAACCTGCAATATGTAATGCTTCCTATTAGCAACCTCTCTTGATTTGCTAGATGAGTAAAGTGATTTCTAGAGAACATTTCCCTGGATGGATTGACCTTTGCTTTAGCACGCTTAATTCTTGAAAAACGTTGTTCTTTCTAGATAATTCAATTGGGTAAATAGCTGCAGTAGAAACATAACATAGTGCAGGATTAACAACGGGTATCACCACTGTTGCTTATTAACTTGCTTCCCCTCAAAAAATACGGCAATacaattaatatataatatgatgCAATGTTTTTACAGTCTCCACTCTACAACACAACCATCTCGGCAGCTGACCTAAGGTCCCTCAACTACATCACCTACATCGGATGTGGCTTGTCGATTTTCTTCCTGGGCATAGCTTTCTTCATGCATTTTGTGATGAGGTAACCATAGTGATTGCATAATAATGACTGACCGTCATAGATTTGATCAAATGTTGAGAAAGTAAAATAAGTTGTTATATAAgtcattataatataataactaaAATAGTTCAGACAGTTTTAACATTGATATGCCTGGCATGGAGAGTGGGTTGAACTTGAAACACACTAAAAACATTCTGAAGCcaccaaaaataataatagtaatgttttGATAGTGTAACAAAAtatgaaaacatatttttgtttctATGATAACTACATCAAtaaagcaaaaaaacaacactaacAATGAATGGTAGCTAAATGTAAATAGTGTTAATCCCCTTCAGACCGCTGTGGCTGTCTGGTATGTAAATGTGGAACCTATGGAAATGATGGATGTCATAGGGTATGTTAGAACATATTAGAACTCAGGTGGAACCTCTGACCTGGTTGTACGGGTTCTGTCAGTGGTTATAAACACCATCCATCTACCCATCTATCCCCCAACTTCTTACATTCTCCATCACTGGGAGTTAGCTCAGCAGTCCAGATGCTATGCTCCAGAGCTTTCTGGAGGTCAGTGTGACAAAGCTCAAAAGGACAATATCATTGATCTGCAAACAACAAAAATGAAAGCCTTCTGCTACCACACCGGAGACCCACACTGATTCTGAACACTCTGGGCATTACCCATCCAGTCAATGCCTTGTGACTGCAGAGCTTCCTCATCGCCTCAGTGCTTTCTGCCACAACGTCCCATGAGTTGAGTTCTGCTGCCCTTTTATGACCGAAACGTCTCAGCTTTCAGGAGTACCGCCAGCCGACCACAACCAGAAGGCCTCTATCTTCCGACTCTTGACCACCAACAGGTTATTGAGTTGCCATAGTGCTTTCAGAACAGGGTCCATTCAGACATCATGTTCCTGACCCTATCCTGGTGAGAGTTGAAATCCAATGTTCAAACCGTTCTCCATCAAGCCTCCATCAAGCCTAAGGATCCTCCTCACAATGTGCCTGGGATCACCAGGCCTGTCCAGCTGTTTTCCTTGCCATCTGATTTAACCCAGTTATGGATTTAAGTTAATTTATCATTTATTATCCCTTTTTGAGggaaattctttctctgcttttgacccatccgggaacacacacacacacacacacacacacacacacacacacacacacacacacacacacacacacacacacacacacacacacacacacacacacacacagaggagtgaccttgtcagaggtccacacacatgggggcacaccgGCACACCTGGAGTAGTGGGCAGCCATAGTGCATCGcccggggagcaggtgggggattcaggtgccttgctcaaggcaTCTGACACCTCGAGAGTGCTGCacaactaccccccccccgtctacaACGGTCGGGATTCGAACCAACTCGGTTCAACTCCTTAACCAGTAGGCCACGGATACCCGAGCACTACTTTCCTCTTGGTTGGAGTGTTCAAAACATGACACATAATGAGTTGTTCATCAAGCTTTGTCTCAAGGACCACGTACGCTTTTGTGTACAACCTTGTGGTaaaatgttttggtttttaTGGTCAAGGCATGGCGAGCATAGAGGTCCAATGAAAAGCACCTTATACTTTACTGTCAAGTAAAGCCATTCTGCCCCAATCCTCAGCTTAAGGTGGGCAATGTCTCAGTCAGGAGCTGGAGAAATGTCTTGGTCACCTTCGCCGAGAAGGCTGCATACTCTGATGCTCCAAAAAAAATTGCAAATGCGCACACAACATTCAGTTTTCCTCCCTTTCGCTCAAGGTCCACACAGCCAGCAGGACAAACTCTTACTAGGTGGCAGCCGGCTAGGAACTTATTGGCTGTCTCGCTGGCTACCTCTCACCATAGGCAACTATGGTGAGAGCAACCAGGGGACCATGCAGAGCCAAGAGGGTGTGTTAAGCACAATGTTGATCGAAACCTCCAAACCTATATCACCCTAGACAAGTTCCCCTGAGGTGACTCTACCAGCTAGCTTACAGCTCCAGACCACACGGCCAAGATAATTAGAACATACAGTCCAGTCGAGGCCAGGCCATGATCTAGGAAGGGGTCGTAGATAGATGAATGGACGGACATTGTAAAAAAATAGGACATTTCAGAATAATGAAATATAATGGCGATGCTCTAAAAATCTGTTTATTTATATGTACTGTTCATATATTAATTCGTAGGAGGACCAAGGCCAGCAAGAGCAAAGAGATCCTGATCCAGTTGATGATTGCCCTGTTCCTGCTCAACCTCTCCTTCCTGACCAACGCGTTGGTTGCAAACCTGCACAGCACTTGGAGCTGCCAGGCAATGGCAGCCTTTATGCACTACTCCATGTTGGTTACCTTCACATGGTTTGCTATGAATGCCTTTCACCTCTGGCTGAACTTCTACTATGGCGGTAACATTTCCATCCAGCGTTACATACTCAAAGTGTCTGTCACAGCCTGGGGTGAGTTATAATTTCTCCATCGTTGTTGacgtttttttttagtttgagaGTGGTAGTCAATAGTATACATATTTGTCATGATTATGGAGGAATGTGTGGATTTATGGAAATGGGATTTTGTCCTCCACTCTATCTCTAGCAATTCCAATTGTATTGGTGGTTACCCTTTTAATTCTGGGAAAGTATGGAGCGATAGCCATTGCTTCGGAAGGCCATAAGACTACCATGTAAGTATTACGCCTACATGATTCCCTTGAGGTACATGTctttgtggagtgtgtgtggatgatggctgttCCAGGCAGCCTCTAGTTTAGATTAGATTAATTTAGATTGAGGTTTAGTTTTCAATTACAACCATTTTGAAGACTGGAGGAAATGAGTTGGCGACATCTCgacaaacatgttttcaaacatcAAGAACAatataacaaatacaaaaagTGAAATATGTACGTGGTTTACCGTTCTAGTCAACACTAACCTACTCTGTCCAAAAGGTGCTGGATGACAGATGAGGAGATCCAGtacatcatcaacatcaccTACTACGCCGTGGTCTTCCTCTTCACCTTCTCAACCCTCATTGTCCTCCTGTCCTGGCTCCACCTGACCAAAACGTCTCGAGAAGAGAACGTCAGAATGGGCGGAAGCAGCGCGGGCATCTGCAGTGTCTTTGGACTGTGCTCCGCTCTGGGCGTCACGTGGGGCTTTGCGTTCTTTGCACACGGTGTCCTGCGGCTCCCCTCCTACTACATCTTCACCACTCTCAATTCCTTCCAAGGTACGGTCACATTTTCATTTTGATCCAAAAGTGACCTCTCTGTGTTAGAGAGGAGTGATGCAAGACATAGGTGGACCCCTAGGTGCTCTCTGGATCTCCCTTCCATCATAACCTGGGTCATCTTACCAAAACTATTTGGCTATTTTAGTAACTTTTAgatacagaaaataaaaacaattgtaCTAAACAGCCGCACTGCTCTTCCATTGCAAGTACTAAGGTGATGCACTTTACAAGTTGAGAGGCATGTATTTTGAATAAACCAAATAGTGCTTCCCTGTAAGCAAATGACAAAAAATTCCTTGGAATTAACACAAAAGAGAACCTTTGATAAGCTCGGCCACAGAGACCATCCAGGAAAAGATCCAGTAGACCAACCTGATCCAATATGCTGGCCAACACATGGTTTTATGAAGGTTTTCCCCCACGCATAGTGTTTGAGTAACATTGTTCCCTTCTCTTAggctttttcctttttctttactACTACAAAACCAGTGAAATGGTATTTGAAGTAGAGAGctccggcagcagcagccagaaCATGACCGATGTTACTGAATGATGCAGGCGCATGCAAATCTTCCCCTTCGTGCTCATGATGCCTTTCTTCCTTCTGTGTTGCATGAGGCCTTACTCAAATGACCTGGGTTCTGTTACCACCTGATTGAAACACTGACAGTCGATTGAATGGTCATCAGCCCAATGATAACACCCATTGAATCGAGTTATAACGCAAAACGTCATGTGACGTTACTCACATAATCAACTGCAACGTTGTAAGAGGAACCAATTTTGAGTTTGATATGTTTAAAATCGGATTAGTCAATGAGTTGTGCAATTCTTCATGTAttgcattattttttaattagctACTGGTAATTGTGCAGCAGTTATGCAAAAATAATTATGTTCTTGATAATAGGGGGTCGTAAAATTGTAGGATAAATAGCAATTGGTGGGCAAGGTTATTGATGGTCAATATATTTTACCATCTTCATAGACGTAGTAGTTTGTTAATGGCTTATTATTTGTTTGTCAAGTAAGAATTTGTTTGAATAAACTGTTGATAAAGTGCATTGTGTTTGTCATTATGTATTATAGGGCTAGAGCACAGCCACTAATGCTCAGCCATTTGCTAGCCAAGCCTTACTATCTGTTGACCTAAATGGTTTATGACTTAATTATGATGCACCATATaggcttgttgttgttgtaatgtTACTGTTTAAAAGTTGGATGCTTAAGCATTGTGGGTCTAATGCTGTTGTTCCATGTGAACATTTTAAACTCTCAGCACTTGCCGAGCCAAAGGATTCAGCTTGGTCAGGGCATTATGCAATACGATATATTAGTTTATACAtcgtataaatataaattaattgtAATTGAGCCAAAAATGTGCTGTATGTTGTATGAAAAATGAATTTTATTGCATTTACAATGTTAATGAAAGGGATAATTTGTTAAGCATAAATAGTACACACTTTATCTATGACGATTTGTTCTTGAATTTTACACACTGAAAAAATGCAACAATGCACTTTGATTAAATTAAGAGTTGTTCAGCTTCTTCTAGGGCTTTTTCCATTTCCAAAAGCCCTCTCTTTCCTGCAACAGGGAGAGCTGagggaacagacagacagacagacagacagacagacagacagacagacagacagacagacagacagacagacagacagacagacagacagacagacagacagacagacagacagacagacagacagacagacagacagacagacagacagacagacagacagacagacagacagacagacagacagacagacagacagacagacagacagacagacagacagacagacagacagacagacagacagacagacagacagacagacagacagacagacagacagacagacagacagacagacagacagacagacagacagacagacagacagacagacagacagacagacgacagacagacagacagacagacagacagacagacagacagacagacagacagacagacagacagacgacagacagacagacagacagacagacagacagacgacagacagacagacagacagacagacagacagacagacagacagacagacagacagacagacagacagacagactgtctgtctgtctgtctgtctgtctgtctgtctgtctgtctgtctgtcaaagaAAAACTAAAGTGTAGAACAGCACTAAGTAGTAGTTCAATTTTAAATCGTGATGGACATCCGCTATCCTGGTGCCACTAGCAAGTCTCGAGAACACAACGATGTACAATCATCAGGAATAGACAATTTAGATAGGCTTAAATAATATCCTATGAGATCGGTTACATGCATCCAACAG
This genomic interval carries:
- the LOC130374046 gene encoding adhesion G-protein coupled receptor G2-like, coding for MDRNKWMALVLFVAHFASLSCMGNNGVCKCDIKTKKLNWPTENKCHFTTVTMTGDDCRDYVCFIKQKNALQKGKFLSIENTNQDPHLRIVKSFFDEPRTLCVKGGPNPIRIIYLYKGSCPECATRDLNCTLFPKGDPCNGTVDENSEYCERFKGMRGDAFYFFNIQTNGSSCYICKNRGMKPGQEISENQFTEEGPNPAEAAKFMNNLDSYLTKMNESSALVTIGATKGVMVKQDELEIDEIGGVSVGYGCGENNDMLIADDEKDLSTCAGSVLISKEAFQDAYIRNATVPFAGIFRFNNMDKDELNSGVLLNQVIAIDMGTAITNLSDRIKLNFRSGTEEGIPSCRSWNGEGSLPNWTENGCDTIVSGDNVSCQCSHLTFFAVIMSPLYNTTISAADLRSLNYITYIGCGLSIFFLGIAFFMHFVMRRTKASKSKEILIQLMIALFLLNLSFLTNALVANLHSTWSCQAMAAFMHYSMLVTFTWFAMNAFHLWLNFYYGGNISIQRYILKVSVTAWAIPIVLVVTLLILGKYGAIAIASEGHKTTMCWMTDEEIQYIINITYYAVVFLFTFSTLIVLLSWLHLTKTSREENVRMGGSSAGICSVFGLCSALGVTWGFAFFAHGVLRLPSYYIFTTLNSFQGFFLFLYYYKTSEMVFEVESSGSSSQNMTDVTE